In one Rutidosis leptorrhynchoides isolate AG116_Rl617_1_P2 chromosome 8, CSIRO_AGI_Rlap_v1, whole genome shotgun sequence genomic region, the following are encoded:
- the LOC139863998 gene encoding uncharacterized protein — translation MSNIGNNGDEVVTLPEGINANLQPTAVSLTGFAGESSLPMGILPLEIELAYVNDNALARQARLDFYVMRASSRYNLLLGRTAISKLGIIPSTIHGMIKFPTYKGVATVCSMSIMPIFAVVNVKTAGQETADDVDNMEIINPAYPEQKIRVGRNISADTRNKNDMTGVLRYIAEHGLNVNPALKLIVQKRRGMAPDSVKWLCEEVAKLVRAGILREVQYQSWIANPVLVKKPDGSWRMCIDYKDLNKACPKDNYPLPEIDLKVESLHACPYKFFLDERLSPDSNGLRRRR, via the exons ATGAGTAATATCGGGAATAATGGCGATGAAGTGGTTACT CTGCCAGAGGGTATTAATGCAAACCTACAACCAACTGCGGTTTCGCTAACTGGTTTTGCAGGGGAGTCTTCATTGCCTATGGGCATTTTGCCATTAGAAATCGAGCTAGCATATGTAAATGACAACGCTTTGGCTCGACAGGCGcggttagatttttatgttatgcgagcctcaTCTCGCTATAATTTGTTGctgggaagaaccgctataagtaaattAGGAATTATCCCgtctacaattcatggcatgatcaaATTTCCAACATATAAAGGGGTTGCCACAGtatgttcaatgagcattatgcctatttTTGCGGTTGTTAACGTAAAAACCGCAGGGCAGGAAACTGCCGATGATGTGGATAATATGGAAATTATTAATCCTGCATATCCAGAGCAGAAAATTAGAGTGGGACGCAATATTAGTGCGGATACTAGGAA caaaaatgatatgactggtgttctGCGTTATATTGCGGAACACGGGCTTAATGTAAATCCAGCCCTAAAACTTatagtgcaaaagcgaaggggtatggccccagacAGCGTAAAATGGTTGTGCGAAGAAGTAGCAAAATTGGTGAGAGCTGGAATTTTGCGCGAAGTTCAATACCAATCGTGGATCGCGAATCCAGtgttggtgaaaaaacctgatggttcttggagaatgtgtattgattataaaGATTTAAATAAAGCGTGCCCCAAAGATAACTATCCacttccagaaattgatttaaaagtggAATCTTTGCATGCTTGCCCGTATAAATTTTTTCTGGACGAGAGGTTATCACCAGATTCCAATGGCTtaagaagacgcagataa